The Cygnus olor isolate bCygOlo1 chromosome 24, bCygOlo1.pri.v2, whole genome shotgun sequence sequence GACCAAGAGAGCTGTTCATCACAGCTATTTGGAGTGTTGTGCTCTTTTGGTCACAGTGTAGTCAGAGGAGACCTTCTTGTCTGGCCTTGAAGTTGCACCACTTGAATTAAATGTTCGTGGGCTGGTAAGTGGGAGCTTGCTgagcaaatgaagaaagaagcGATGTTAAGGCATGATGGGGGGCTAACAAGAGACTTTGGGTTCAGAGGGAATAGTGTGAAGACCCTAAGCACCACAATTTCCATGGACGTCCACCACAGCAAGgcacagaaaaatcaggaaatacgGGCTTCGGAGCCAAACTCTTAGGGAAAGCATGAGGGAAACAATCTCTCAGGTGCCTAAAATGCGGGTCAAGGTCCTTAAGTTGGTGGCAATTCTGATCTggtgagtgctgctgctggctgtaggAGTGATGGCAGATCACATGCTTTGAGATGCTCCCCTCTGCAAGGCTGTGTTGTCTCTTAGTCTAATACGATTTGTTTAAACACAAGACCTACTGATACTGCAGAGCAGAAGGCTTTCTTTGAAGCACAATAAATGTTTATCATAAAGCAGCCCTAACAATTTCTTATTAGAGGCTTTCTACATAAGAGCCATTCTTGCCTTCCTCCCTGGGACTTTGCTTGTGCTGTGTTTGTCTCTGAGGTcgcctgctgctgtggcaccATGCCTGGCTGATGTCACCCTGTGTTTCTGTTTGGGACATGGGTCTTGTTGCTGTGGAAATAGTTAGGCATTGGAGGGGATTCATAGCctaaagacactttttttttaaaaatgaggcaAATCCTGCAGGTGCGAGCCTGCTGTTTATGGAGCCCAGCTCTGTGCCAGAGGAAGATGGGTGAGCATTTCCCCAGCAGGGTTTCCAGCCATCACTCTCAGCCTGGCTTGGGGCCATGATGCAAGGTCAACTAGCTCTCTATGCCCCCACCGagatatttcagtgtttccttcaCCTACAGTGCTACTGCTTGGGGGCCAGTCCATGTCCCCTTGACACCCCAGTGGCAATGCCCTGTAACAGAGCTGTGCTCTGTCCCCCTCCAGTTCCAGCTCTGGCTCCAGCCAGGAAGGTCCCATTGAGGACCTGTTGTTTGCTGGGCTGCCTTCCAACCTGCTACAGAAGCAAAGCTGCTGTCTCCATCAAATGGTGTTAGGATAGTCCAAGCAGCTGTGGTGTAGGGTTCCTCATATGCCTCCTTGCCAGGCGTAGCAGCATGGTCACTAGGGCCTGGGGGCTCAGCTGGCAGTGGGGCcactgctgctccctgtgctggaAGGGGGCTCTTGGGAGGCAGACAGCTGCTGCGTTTTGGGTCCAGGGGATCAGATTATGTCTTTTAGGAGCATGTGCTTCCAGGACCTGTGCAGCTGCCGGGGGAGACGTGTCCTGCTCTCCTCCCATCCCCACCCTGGTCAGAGGGATATCCCCTGCTTTCTTCCTGTGTGACCCAGTGTGAGCGTCCTCCCTTCCTCCATCTTCACTGcttcttcattgcttttccaCACTGAGTTGAGGATGCTGATGTTATGGGTGCTTCAGGCAAGGTTGTGAGGGTTATGCTGCAGCACTGACCTACATGTTTGATCTGTAAGTTGAGGTTTGTTTTGTGCTGAGATAGACTGAGGAGCTCCCATCTCCTGAGGACTTCTCAGAGTGCACTCAGGGATACCCGTGTATTGAGTAGCAATTTTAGTTTTACTCATAAATGGGGAATTGCAACTAGGGAGCCCAGGGGCACATGTCCTCGTGCATGTTGGAGAGCCCAGTGTCCCTCTCTGTATGCTGACACTGAGGTCCTTTCAGAGTTGGGACACAGAGCTGGAGGCCTTTGCCCAAGCCTATGCGGAGAAATGCATCTGGGACCACAACAAGGAGAGGGGCCGACGGGGAGAAAACCTCTTTGCTATGGCTCCGACACTGGATCTGGAATTTGCCGTGGAGGACTGGAACGGGGAAGAGAAATACTATAACCTGACGACTTCCATGTGTGTCCCTGGGCAGATGTGTGGTCACTACACCCAGGTACTGgcctgctggggcagagggagagggtTGTCAGGAAAGGAGCAGTACCAGAGCCCTGGGTCCTCTCAGAGTCATTGCAAAGAGATGGGGAACCAATGCTGGGCACCATGTAGGAATCACTGATACAGGGGAATCTGGGCATGGTGCCAAACATAACCAGCATTTTAGATAAGACCTCTCTTGAAAAAATGCTCTGCACCCCTTTTTGGCTACACAGCAGAGCCAGGTGCTGGCTTGTCTTAGGCAGACATGAGATGTGAGTGTGTCTTTGCAGCTTGGGTGGATGGGTGAGAGTGGAGAAGAGTATAGATGGTGGTGGTAAATATCAGGATGGATCTGTGGAGGTCCTCAGGACCAAAACAGAGGTAGTGATGCTCTACTTGGGTGAAGTATAGGGTAGAAAAGCTGTGGCACTTGGGTATGTGGGCTGTGGCTCTACGTTGGGAAGGTGGTCCAGACAGAGGCAAGTAGCGGGATTCTGAATGTGAAAGCAACATGGGCATGTGGGATCTGGGGCACACACTGAGATAAGGGGGGTGTTGGTGTGATGACGGAGCAGCCTTCAAGGCCAGGGGATGGGTTGCCAACAGGGCGTCTGCCTTCATCCAATCACCTCACCTTCACCCCTGGTCTTTGTCTTAGGTGGTGTGGGCAAGCACACATCGTATTGGCTGTGGGGCAAAGTTTTGTGAGAAGATTGATGGAATCGAAACAGAGGACATGTACCTGCTTGTTTGCAACTATTATCCTCCGTAAGTCCTATGCCTTGCATGACTTGGTTCATTTTGATGGGGCTTCTGCAATGGAAATGCCCTTCCTTCAATCCCTataacagcaggaaaagcttttgGCGTTGCTCAGAAAAAGCAAGGCAATTTCAAGAAAGGCCTTTATTATCTTGGATTGGTcacaaaggaaggaagggttgTCTGTTGATCCTTGCCCATGAGGATTCCTGAGGTCTGGTTCAGCTCCTGCCACAGACCAGGGAGGGAACTCCCCCAGAGTGCTGCCCAAGGTTGATGTCGCAGTAACTAAGGGTACAAACATCACCTACCTGCTCTGTGCCTTGTTCTTCCCCAATAGCAGCAGTGATTGCCTGGGAAGGGGTCAGGAAGCATGTATTGTACCAGCAGGATGGGTTACACATGGGAGGAGAGGTGGGTGCCTGCTTGTGAAACCCTGGGGCTAGCCTTGGGGACCACTCACTTGGAGATGGAGAGCAACAGCAGACCTTCTTAGGGTTGTTTAGTAGAGGGGAGACAAAAATCATGTGTCCAAATGTCCACCAACTTTCTAGGAGGTAGTGAAGGACCTGGTCCATGGAACTTTCTTCCCTGGTTTTAGCCACCTTAGTGTCAGGCCACTGAGTAAATGGCATTGAAAGTGTGTGGCAGGAGACCAagacctgtgttttttttttttttttttacattaattcTGAGTTTTGTCTTGGCTGGGATATTCCAGTTGAATCAAACCCCCCTCTTTGGGGTTGGcatttcccctctttcctcacactttctttttcttggtgTCTTCTGCTTCCAGGGGTAATGTGAAAGGCCGAAAGCCATACAAAGAAGGACCCTCTTGCTCACAGTGTCCTGAAGGCAGAGTGTGTGTCAAGTCCTTGTGTGGTAAGTGAAGCAAAGCAGTGTATGTGCCTTGACAGGCTATTGGGACAGAGACCCCTGGGTTGGGGTCCAAACTCTGAACCTggaccagcagctccaggcctGGACTATGAGGCATCACATGGGATGGAAGCCCTTGAGACTGGTCAGCTGCCACTAGATGAGGATTGGACACAGACCTCATAACCCCCTTAGCCAGCAGTTGTTGCCTCATCCCCAAGGGGCAGGAGGTTGTGTGAGGGAGATGAGATGTCTCCAGGTTGGGAACCCAAGAGTGGGAGATGGCCCAGAGTGACCTAAGTTTGCAGCtaacaccaagctggggggaagtgttgatctgccggagggtaggaaggcagagggacctggacaggatgggtaGATGGGCAAAGGCCAGTGGGGTGAGGTTCAatatggctaagtgctgggtcctgcactttggccagaacaaccccatgcagcactatAGACTTGAggcagagtggctcaaaagctgtgcagaggaaaatgacCTGGGGGTATTGATTGAcgcttgcctgaacatgagccagcagtgtgcccaggtggccaagaaggccaacggcatcctggcttgtatcaggaatagtgcagccagcaggaccagggaggtgatcatccccttgtattctgctctggtgaggccgctccttgagtactgtgttcagttttgggcccctcagtacaaggaCATAGAGGCTTGGACAGCAACGGGTAAGTTGACCCCAGTGCTAACCCATGGTGTTTTTCATCTATTACCAGAATCCACTGTAGAAGAGACCACTCCAATCTCTCTGACAACAAAGAAAAGCCCATCCACCACAACCACACTAGAACCTACTACAACATCACCCACCATGGCCACAGCGAAGCCAGAACTCACAACCATACCCCCAACCCAGACACAAGTACCCACCACATCCATGGCAAAGCCAAAACCTACTGTGCCAGAACCCACCGTAGCTACAGGCAAGCCAAAGCCCATCACACTAACAACTGCCATGCCAAAACCTAACACAACCACTATGGCCAAGCCAGCACCCACCACGCCAAAACCCACAACCTCTACAGCCAAGCCAGCACCCACCACGCCAAAACCCATCACAACCACCACTACGGCTAAGCCATCACCCATCATGCCACAACCCACCACAACCACCACTACAGCCAAGTCAGCACCCACCACACCAAAACCCACCACAAACACCACTACAGCTAAGCCAGCACCCCCCACCATGCCACAACCCACCACAACCACTACTATGGCTAAGCCAGCACCCACCGCAACTACCGCTCTGGCCAAGGCAGCACCCACAACATCTAAACCCACAATGACTGCAGCCAAGACAGTACCCACCACACCAAGGCCCACCACCACTATGGCTAAGCCAGCACCCACTACGCCAAAACCCACCACAAACACCACTACAGCTAAGCCAGCACCCACTACCACGCCACAACCCACCACAACCACCACTACGGCCAAGCCAGCACCAACCATGCTACAACCCACCACAACTGTCACTATGGCCAAGGCAGCACCCACCACATCAAAACCCACAATGACTACAGCCAAGACAGTACCCACCATGCCAAGACCCACCACCGCTATGGCTAAGCCAGCACCCACGACGCCAAAACCCCCCACAAACACTACTATGGTTAAGCCAGCACCCAACACCATGCCACAACCCATCACAACCACCACTGCAGCTAAGCCAGCACCAACCATGCCACAACCCACCACAACTACCACAATGACCAAGACAGCACCCACCACATCAAAACCAACAACCACTACAGCCAAGTCAGCACCCACCATGCCAAAACCCACCACAAACACCACTACGGCTAAGCCAGCACCTGCCACCACACCACAACCCATCACAACCACCACTGTGGCTAAGCCATCACCAACCACACCACAACCCACCACAACTATCACTATGGCTAAGTCAGCACCTACCATGCCAAAACCCACCACCACTATGGCCAAGCCAGCACCCACCACAACTATGGCCAAGACAAAACCTTCTACAGCCAAGCCAGCAACCACCTCACCAACATTTACCACCATTTTAACCAAGCCAACACACACTTATACGACTTCAACAAAGCCAAATCTCACCACCTCAACAGCAAAGATGATAACAAAACCTACCACAACCACAAAGCCAGAacacactgaaacagaaagacCCAATCCAACTGAGGCAACTGGGCTCACGCTTTCCTTTGAGCCCACATTAGACGTggattataaaatattttcagatgtagAGTTAGACACTGGAGAGCCCATTGGCTTAACTACAGAGGATCCTACCTTATTAGAAAGTATTGGCACAGCCTTCAGCCCCAAATCAATCCCAGAAACAAATAGAGGTGTGAAagaggatgggggagagaaatcattcttcttttccagtcCACCTCCATCCTTCAGCAAAGTTATTCCAGAGATCAAGTTAGGTTTCAATAAAACTGAGCGCATAACCTCCTCAAAGTCAGTGGTCTTCAGTCCTGAAGAACCCACCTTCTTGCGTTTAACATCGTCTTCCAAAGAAAAGGGTCAGAGCCCTGCTTTCCAGTCCTCCCTCTCAGGTAAGGTAATTGTGGAGCCGGTCCTGGCATGGACATGTAGATGTTGAATGATCCCCAAGCAGCATGGGGCATGGTTTGGGAGGAACTAGTATCAGACTGGTCCTCTGGATCCTCATTTCATGTGTGGCACCAACCCTTTTCCTCACTCTTTCCCCTAACACTGAAAGGGGCAGATTGGATGTCTGGTTCATGAAGCATGATTTTGTTTACTCACTAACACCCACCACCTGTGCCGTGCCTTTGCTGGATCTGTGCACTGCTGTCCCTTGCACCTCGGGGTGTCTTGGTGCACATCACTGAAGGACCTGCATGAATTGGAGTTTCTCTTTTGCTCAGATCTTTCCCTCTAACTCCtggttttctgttgttctgcCAGCAGATACTCTGGCCATTGAAGAACGGGAGACAAACTCAGACCAGAAAAGCATGGATCAACCCACAGCTGGAGCCCCCCGTACCTGCTGGGGCCTTTCACTCTTCCTACCCAGTGTCATCTTGATGGGCCTTCTGCTTTGAACAGTCTTTCTCAGCTGTCCCTGCACCAGTCACCAAGCCTTTCTTCAGCATTGGTTGTCCCACAACCCTGGTAGACTTGGGAGACACTGTGGACAGTTCAGGTTGACACACTCTCTTCTTACACTGACTGGCTCTGATGTACCAAGGGCAACTGTCCATCCCATGTCCCTCAGTCCCCTTCTGAGGAGGCCCAAGGGCAGGAGGGTGTCTGCCATAACGCCGGTGAACTTGGACACCAatgcttctcctttcttcccagaaagCCTGGGCTTCTGGTCTCTTTCCAAACAGGAAATGATAAGGTGTCTCATAACCCTGTGCAGCTGGCAGGTCCTGCCGCACTGTGTCTCTAGGGAAAGCAGAATGCCTTGGAAATCAGAATGGCAATGAGACATGGTTGTTGGCTTTGGTATTTGTCTGTAGACAACACATGGTTGATGGGTTTGGTGTCTGCCTACCAGAAGGAGTTTCTAACAAAAaacctcttttctcctctcGATGTGCCTATTTGTCTCAATTTTGGACTTATcacctcttccttccttttccaaaagagtggcatttttttttctacagaagaggatttatattt is a genomic window containing:
- the PI16 gene encoding peptidase inhibitor 16 isoform X3; this encodes MMLSTGFPPVFLLLTALELSWSLTDEEKRIILDGHNKYRSQVSPPATDMLKMSWDTELEAFAQAYAEKCIWDHNKERGRRGENLFAMAPTLDLEFAVEDWNGEEKYYNLTTSMCVPGQMCGHYTQVVWASTHRIGCGAKFCEKIDGIETEDMYLLVCNYYPPGNVKGRKPYKEGPSCSQCPEGRVCVKSLCESTVEETTPISLTTKKSPSTTTTLEPTTTSPTMATAKPELTTIPPTQTQVPTTSMAKPKPTVPEPTVATGKPKPITLTTAMPKPNTTTMAKPAPTTPKPTTSTAKPAPTTPKPPTTTMAKPAPTTPKPTTNTTTAKPAPTTTPQPTTTTTTAKPAPTMLQPTTTVTMAKAAPTTSKPTMTTAKTVPTMPRPTTAMAKPAPTTPKPPTNTTMVKPAPNTMPQPITTTTAAKPAPTMPQPTTTTTMTKTAPTTSKPTTTTAKSAPTMPKPTTNTTTAKPAPATTPQPITTTTVAKPSPTTPQPTTTITMAKSAPTMPKPTTTMAKPAPTTTMAKTKPSTAKPATTSPTFTTILTKPTHTYTTSTKPNLTTSTAKMITKPTTTTKPEHTETERPNPTEATGLTLSFEPTLDVDYKIFSDVELDTGEPIGLTTEDPTLLESIGTAFSPKSIPETNRGVKEDGGEKSFFFSSPPPSFSKVIPEIKLGFNKTERITSSKSVVFSPEEPTFLRLTSSSKEKGQSPAFQSSLSADTLAIEERETNSDQKSMDQPTAGAPRTCWGLSLFLPSVILMGLLL
- the PI16 gene encoding peptidase inhibitor 16 isoform X1, with product MMLSTGFPPVFLLLTALELSWSLTDEEKRIILDGHNKYRSQVSPPATDMLKMSWDTELEAFAQAYAEKCIWDHNKERGRRGENLFAMAPTLDLEFAVEDWNGEEKYYNLTTSMCVPGQMCGHYTQVVWASTHRIGCGAKFCEKIDGIETEDMYLLVCNYYPPGNVKGRKPYKEGPSCSQCPEGRVCVKSLCESTVEETTPISLTTKKSPSTTTTLEPTTTSPTMATAKPELTTIPPTQTQVPTTSMAKPKPTVPEPTVATGKPKPITLTTAMPKPNTTTMAKPAPTTPKPTTSTAKPAPTTPKPITTTTTAKPSPIMPQPTTTTTTAKSAPTTPKPTTNTTTAKPAPPTMPQPTTTTTMAKPAPTATTALAKAAPTTSKPTMTAAKTVPTTPRPTTTMAKPAPTTPKPTTNTTTAKPAPTTTPQPTTTTTTAKPAPTMLQPTTTVTMAKAAPTTSKPTMTTAKTVPTMPRPTTAMAKPAPTTPKPPTNTTMVKPAPNTMPQPITTTTAAKPAPTMPQPTTTTTMTKTAPTTSKPTTTTAKSAPTMPKPTTNTTTAKPAPATTPQPITTTTVAKPSPTTPQPTTTITMAKSAPTMPKPTTTMAKPAPTTTMAKTKPSTAKPATTSPTFTTILTKPTHTYTTSTKPNLTTSTAKMITKPTTTTKPEHTETERPNPTEATGLTLSFEPTLDVDYKIFSDVELDTGEPIGLTTEDPTLLESIGTAFSPKSIPETNRGVKEDGGEKSFFFSSPPPSFSKVIPEIKLGFNKTERITSSKSVVFSPEEPTFLRLTSSSKEKGQSPAFQSSLSADTLAIEERETNSDQKSMDQPTAGAPRTCWGLSLFLPSVILMGLLL
- the PI16 gene encoding peptidase inhibitor 16 isoform X2, whose amino-acid sequence is MMLSTGFPPVFLLLTALELSWSLTDEEKRIILDGHNKYRSQVSPPATDMLKMSWDTELEAFAQAYAEKCIWDHNKERGRRGENLFAMAPTLDLEFAVEDWNGEEKYYNLTTSMCVPGQMCGHYTQVVWASTHRIGCGAKFCEKIDGIETEDMYLLVCNYYPPGNVKGRKPYKEGPSCSQCPEGRVCVKSLCESTVEETTPISLTTKKSPSTTTTLEPTTTSPTMATAKPELTTIPPTQTQVPTTSMAKPKPTVPEPTVATGKPKPITLTTAMPKPNTTTMAKPAPTTPKPTTSTAKPAPTTPKPITTTTTAKPSPIMPQPTTTTTTAKSAPTTPKPTTNTTTAKPAPPTMPQPTTTTTMAKPAPTATTALAKAAPTTSKPTMTAAKTVPTTPRPTTTMAKPAPTTPKPTTNTTTAKPAPTTTPQPTTTTTTAKPAPTMLQPTTTVTMAKAAPTTSKPTMTTAKTVPTMPRPTTAMAKPAPTTPKPPTNTTMVKPAPNTMPQPITTTTAAKPAPTMPQPTTTTTMTKTAPTTSKPTTTTAKSAPTMPKPTTNTTTAKPAPATTPQPITTTTVAKPSPTTPQPTTTITMAKSAPTMPKPTTTMAKPAPTTTMAKTKPSTAKPATTSPTFTTILTKPTHTYTTSTKPNLTTSTAKMITKPTTTTKPEHTETERPNPTEATGLTLSFEPTLDVDYKIFSDVELDTGEPIGLTTEDPTLLESIGTAFSPKSIPETNRGVKEDGGEKSFFFSSPPPSFSKVIPEIKLGFNKTERITSSKSVVFSPEEPTFLRLTSSSKEKGQSPAFQSSLSDTLAIEERETNSDQKSMDQPTAGAPRTCWGLSLFLPSVILMGLLL